The DNA segment GCGGTCCTGAAGGGCATCCCGGGCATCGCCTTCGTGTACTTCACCGAAAAGGACGTCGTCCGGCACGAGCTGGTGTCCGAGATCATCCGGGCCTACGACGAGTGGGGCCAGAAGCCCCGCGAGGGGCGTCCGTGATCGCGATCGCGAACCGCCAGCGGATCCCGGTCGACCTCCGGCACATCAGGCGCGTCACCCGCACCGCGCTCGACGCCCTCGGCGTCTGGGACCACGACCTCAGCCTGAGCCTGGTCGACGACCGTGAGATCCGGGCGCTGAACGCGCGGTACCGGGGGGTGCGGCGGCGGACGGACGTCCTCGCGTTCCCCCTCGGCGGGCCGGCGCCCGTCCTCGGCGAAGCCGTCATCTCGGTGGAGACGGCCCGGCGGCAGGCCCGAGCCCTGGGCCACTCCCTCCGAGAGGAGCTGGCGCTCCTCTGCTGTCACGCCTGCCTCCACCTCGTCGGATACGACGACCGGGACCCGCTGGAGGCCCGGCTCATGCATGCGCGCGAAATGGCCATGCTCGGTCGGCTCTATGAGCGTCCCGCTCCCACCCTCCACGTCGCCGTCTGAGAGAGCCGTGAGGGAATCGCGTCGTCGAGCGTCCGCGCAACCATCCTCTCCTCTTCCCCCGGCGGGCGGGGAGGGGTCGGGGGCGGGGGAGATCTCGAGCGTCCACCGATCGGGCTTCATCTCGATCGTCGGGCGGCCCAACGTCGGGAAGTCCACGCTCCTGAACCGCCTGCTCGGCCAGAAGCTGGCCATCGTCTCGCCCAAGCCGCAAACGACCCGGAACCGGATCACCGGGATCCGCACGCGTGGGGGCGCCCAGGTCGTCTACGTCGACACCCCGGGGCTCCACGCCCCGCGGGGCAAGCTCGGTCAGTTCATGGCGCGGACGGCCGTCCAGGCGCTCGAAGAGGTGGATGGCGTCGTGTTCGTCGGAGAGGCGACCGAGCGGCCGACCGCCCTCGACGAGGTCGCCCTGGCTCCGCTGGGAGAGGTGACGGCGCCGGTCCTGCTCGCGCTCAACAAGGTGGACTTGGTGCCCGACAAGCGCCGGCTCCTGCCGCTCCTCGAGGCCTACGCCGGCCGCTATCCGTTCAAGGAGCTGATCCCCATCTCGGCGACCGCCGGCACCGGGATCGATCGGCTGGAAGCGGCGATCAGCGCGGTCCTCCCAGCCGGCCCCGCCTATTACCCGCCCGACACGATCACCGACCAGCCGGAGACCTTCTTCGTGGCCGAGACGATCCGCGAGAAGCTCTTCCTCCTCACGCGCCAGGAGGTCCCGTACGCCGCCGCCGTGCGCGTCGAGGAGCTGGTGGAGCGCGCAGAGTCGGGCCGGCTGTATGTCCGTGCGGTGATCTTCGTCGAGCAGCCGTCACAGAAGAAGATCGTGATCGGCGAGGGCGGCGCCCTGCTCAAGCGGATCGGGCAGGCGGCCCGGCGGGAGCTGGAGGCCTTCTTCGGCGTGCCCGTGTATCTCGCCCTCTGGGTTCAGGTGCGTCGGCACTGGCGCCGCGACGACGCGGCCCTTCGCGAGTTCGGCTACCGGTTGACGTCCTGAGCCGACGGGGCGCCGGCCGCATGTCGAGTCTCCGTCTCGTCCCCCGGTAATCCCGTGCCACTCCTCCGGACCGACGGCATCGTCCTCCGCGCCCGCGACCTCGGCGAGCACGACCGCCTGGTCAGCCTCTATACGCGGGACCTGGGGAAGCTGACGGCCGTGGCCCGGGGGGCCCGCCGCGTCCGGTCGCGCTTCGGAGGCGCGCTCGAGCTCTTCACCTGGGGTGACGTGGTCGGCTTCGAGCGGGAGGGACGCGAGCTGGTGCGGCTGGATCACTTCGACATCCGCCGATCTTTCCGCCGCCTGCGCGAGGACCTCGAGCGGCTCGGGCAGGGCGCCCGCATGCTCGAGGCCGTGGGTCGGCTCGTCGAGGAGCGCGACGCCCACCCCGCCTGCTTCCTCCTGCTGCTGCGGGCGCTGCGAGCCCTCGAGACGAGCGCGCCGGCGCGGGTCCAGCTCGCCTTCATGCTGCGCTTCCTGGACCTCGCCGGATACCGGCCGCGGCTCGATCGGTGCGGCGGCTGCGGGCGCCCTCTCGGGACGGCCGCGGTCGCCTTCGATCCCGCGCAGGGCACCGTCACCTGCGGAAGCTGCCGGCCGCCCGGCGCGCCGGGCGTGGCCCCGCGCGTGCTGGGCGCGCTCCGGGGCCTCCAGGCGGCGGCCTGGGAGGCGCGGCTCCAGGCCCGGATTGCGCTCCCCGTCGAGCGCGAGGCCGCGAGTCTCCTGGACGACTACCTGGCCGCCCTGACCGGCACGGCCCTCCGGACCCCCCGCTTCCTCGCCCAGACCCTCCCGATCCTCGACTGAGCGGCTCGCCCCGATCTCGCGACTGCCGAGTGCCGCCCACGGGTAATCTGTCCCACGCGCGCAGTCGGGGGGAGGTCTGGGAGGAGGCCGTCGAGGCCCCCTCCCATGGACTCAGGGATGGATCGGGCAGAACCGCGTCGGCTCAGTGCCGGCCAGGAACGCCATGATGACCGGCCGAGGGCACGTCGGATTCGCGAGGAACCCCGTCACCATGTCGACCCTGGCCATCGTCACGTTCTCGGGGAGCGCGAAGTCCTCCGCCGGCCGATCCTTGAGGACTTCCCGCATCAGGGCGATCCAGATCGGCAGCGCCGCCCGGGCCCCCGTCTCGTCCCGGCCGAGAGTCCGGACCCGGTCGTGGCCCACCCAGACGCCGGCGGCGATCGAGGGCGTATAGCCCACGAACCACGCGTTCGAGAAGTCGTTGGTGGTCCCGGTCTTCCCGGCGATGGGCCGGCCGAGCGAGCGCGCCGCGACCCCGGTCCCGCGCTCGATGGCGCCTCGGAGCATTTGGGTGAGCACGTAGGCCACCGCGGGGTTGGCGGCGTCCTGCCCCTGAGGGATGTTCTCCTCGATCAGGCGTCCCTGGGCGTCCGTGATGTATCGGACCGCGATCGGCTCCATCCGGACGCCCTGGTTGGCGAGGGCCGCGTATGCCGCCGTGATCTCGAGGAGGGTGACGCCGGAGCTGCCGAGGCTGAGCGTGAGGTTGGCCTGCAGCGGACTCTGGATGCCGAGCCGGCGCGCCACCTCGATGATGCGTCCTACCCCGACCTGCTCGGCCAGCCGGACGGTCGGCACGTTCACCGACTCCTCGAGGGCCTGCTCGAGCGTGATCTGGCCCCGGAACTTGCCGTCGTAGTTCTCCGGGGCCCAGGTCCGTCCGCCCGAGGTGTAGCTCACCGGGCTGTCGTCGAGGAGGTCGGCCGGGGTCCGCCCGGCCTCGAGCGCGGCCAGATACACGAAGGGCTTGAAGGCGGATCCCGGCTGCCGGCGGGCGTGAATCGCCCGGTTGAACTCGCTGCGGGCGAAGTCCGAGCCGCCCACCAGCGCCTTGATGTATCCGGTCTGGGGCTCGATGACGAGCACGGCGCCCTCCGGCACGCTCGGCGCCCCCGCCCCGGCCCCGGCCACCTTCCCGACCTGTCGGGCGCCGATTCCCTGCAGCCCTTCGCGGAGCGCGTGCTCGGCGGAGCGCTGGATCACCGGGCTCAGCGTGGTGTATACGGAGAGGCCACCCTTGTAGAGGAGGTCGCTGCCGAGCTTGGCTTCGAGACCCTGCTCGAGGTACTCGAGGAAGTACTGGCCGCTCCGGCGGCGACGCTCCGGCGCGACCAGGCCGAGTGGCGACGTGTTGGCGCGCTTGGCGGTGGCGGCGTCGATGTAGCCCTGCTCGAGCATGCGCGCGATCACCAGCGCCCGCCGCTTCTGGGCCAGCTCGGGGCGCTCGAACGGGGAGTAGTTACCGGGCGCCCGCGGGAGCGCGGCGATGAGGGCCGCCTGAGGGAGCGTGAGCTCCTGCACGGAC comes from the Candidatus Methylomirabilota bacterium genome and includes:
- the recO gene encoding DNA repair protein RecO, which codes for MPLLRTDGIVLRARDLGEHDRLVSLYTRDLGKLTAVARGARRVRSRFGGALELFTWGDVVGFEREGRELVRLDHFDIRRSFRRLREDLERLGQGARMLEAVGRLVEERDAHPACFLLLLRALRALETSAPARVQLAFMLRFLDLAGYRPRLDRCGGCGRPLGTAAVAFDPAQGTVTCGSCRPPGAPGVAPRVLGALRGLQAAAWEARLQARIALPVEREAASLLDDYLAALTGTALRTPRFLAQTLPILD
- the ybeY gene encoding rRNA maturation RNase YbeY — encoded protein: MIAIANRQRIPVDLRHIRRVTRTALDALGVWDHDLSLSLVDDREIRALNARYRGVRRRTDVLAFPLGGPAPVLGEAVISVETARRQARALGHSLREELALLCCHACLHLVGYDDRDPLEARLMHAREMAMLGRLYERPAPTLHVAV
- the era gene encoding GTPase Era codes for the protein MSSVHRSGFISIVGRPNVGKSTLLNRLLGQKLAIVSPKPQTTRNRITGIRTRGGAQVVYVDTPGLHAPRGKLGQFMARTAVQALEEVDGVVFVGEATERPTALDEVALAPLGEVTAPVLLALNKVDLVPDKRRLLPLLEAYAGRYPFKELIPISATAGTGIDRLEAAISAVLPAGPAYYPPDTITDQPETFFVAETIREKLFLLTRQEVPYAAAVRVEELVERAESGRLYVRAVIFVEQPSQKKIVIGEGGALLKRIGQAARRELEAFFGVPVYLALWVQVRRHWRRDDAALREFGYRLTS
- a CDS encoding PBP1A family penicillin-binding protein, whose amino-acid sequence is MPPHSRFRPSSGPWRRRKGRRFGVSRVFGRWRFNVRRLVPPWRVVRWFLAALVVLLVLASAGLAVAAYVFWPADLPSVKALEEYSPSLGTKVYADDDELLTEFQAERRIFVPLREIPKILRDAVIAVEDSRFYSHFGVDVRGIVRAAYSNFRHGRIVEGGSTITQQLAKVLFLTPDRSLSRKVKEALLAVELEKRYSKDRLLEIYLNQIYLGHGSYGVEAASRTYFGKSVQELTLPQAALIAALPRAPGNYSPFERPELAQKRRALVIARMLEQGYIDAATAKRANTSPLGLVAPERRRRSGQYFLEYLEQGLEAKLGSDLLYKGGLSVYTTLSPVIQRSAEHALREGLQGIGARQVGKVAGAGAGAPSVPEGAVLVIEPQTGYIKALVGGSDFARSEFNRAIHARRQPGSAFKPFVYLAALEAGRTPADLLDDSPVSYTSGGRTWAPENYDGKFRGQITLEQALEESVNVPTVRLAEQVGVGRIIEVARRLGIQSPLQANLTLSLGSSGVTLLEITAAYAALANQGVRMEPIAVRYITDAQGRLIEENIPQGQDAANPAVAYVLTQMLRGAIERGTGVAARSLGRPIAGKTGTTNDFSNAWFVGYTPSIAAGVWVGHDRVRTLGRDETGARAALPIWIALMREVLKDRPAEDFALPENVTMARVDMVTGFLANPTCPRPVIMAFLAGTEPTRFCPIHP